A single Pseudomonas sp. HN11 DNA region contains:
- a CDS encoding DUF4174 domain-containing protein, producing MLIRSLTLATLMAFTGPLLAADDINPLKQDLGKARPLVVVELDSGNDTLATLKKQLDEPATRQSFDERSMVFYTVKFGSIGAEGEKFAKDPKDNKKLTPPETNALIRALKLGAGSGTKVILVGKDGEKKLEKTVPPDTLDLKEFFSAIDQMPMAEKETAAPAEPEPTAPAPAKGAKPAKHGSKPAAQQLDD from the coding sequence ATGCTCATCCGGTCGCTGACCCTGGCTACCTTGATGGCTTTTACGGGGCCGCTGTTGGCTGCTGATGATATCAACCCGCTCAAGCAGGACTTGGGCAAGGCCCGGCCGCTGGTGGTGGTAGAGCTCGATTCGGGCAACGACACCTTGGCGACCCTCAAGAAACAGTTGGACGAGCCTGCGACCAGGCAGTCCTTTGACGAACGCAGCATGGTGTTCTACACCGTGAAGTTCGGCAGCATCGGTGCCGAAGGCGAGAAGTTCGCCAAGGATCCCAAGGACAACAAAAAGCTCACGCCGCCGGAAACCAACGCGCTGATCCGCGCCCTTAAGCTGGGTGCCGGCAGTGGTACCAAAGTGATTCTGGTGGGTAAGGACGGCGAGAAGAAACTCGAGAAGACCGTGCCGCCGGATACTCTCGACCTGAAGGAGTTCTTCAGCGCCATCGACCAGATGCCGATGGCCGAGAAAGAAACCGCCGCACCGGCCGAGCCGGAGCCCACTGCACCGGCCCCAGCCAAGGGCGCCAAGCCTGCCAAGCACGGCAGTAAGCCAGCCGCGCAACAACTCGACGACTGA
- a CDS encoding acyltransferase family protein yields MKHRWIQMDIAKGIGILVIVFAHSWFVATSPDLLYPVLASFILPLFFFLSGVFFKPEQPFVEMAVRKADGLLKPFFFTMLTYVIARSILRDQPLLPDIGGVLYASVDTIPWQALWFLPHFWVAILFSWVMLRLIQRLKLSLLFSLALMALQLIVGVWMLPWFWQLPVTFGEHTWVLPGLPFSVDITLISSTYFIVGYLLRDWLRTHAGSWLTLLISIALFVAVFTFTWDTMDLAQRRYDHWFWTTLPAVIGVYACWALARVLMVSTWVTRAMTYIGQNTLILLIFHGEIQHKTFDLLERLGLHAFVAACVGFVVAVVVPLLIGEVIKRVAFLRFFYFPFPVRKPAREKAPT; encoded by the coding sequence ATGAAACATCGTTGGATTCAAATGGACATCGCCAAAGGCATCGGCATCCTGGTGATCGTGTTCGCCCACAGTTGGTTTGTCGCCACCTCGCCGGACTTGCTGTACCCGGTATTGGCGTCGTTCATCTTGCCGTTGTTCTTCTTTTTGTCGGGGGTGTTCTTCAAGCCGGAACAGCCGTTCGTTGAGATGGCAGTGCGCAAGGCCGATGGTCTGCTAAAGCCGTTTTTCTTCACCATGCTGACCTACGTGATCGCGCGCAGCATTCTGCGTGACCAGCCGCTGCTGCCGGATATCGGCGGCGTGTTGTACGCCTCGGTGGACACCATCCCGTGGCAGGCGTTGTGGTTCCTGCCGCACTTCTGGGTGGCGATTCTGTTCAGCTGGGTGATGCTGCGTTTGATCCAGCGCCTGAAGCTATCGTTGTTGTTCAGCCTCGCGTTGATGGCGCTGCAACTGATAGTGGGTGTCTGGATGCTGCCTTGGTTCTGGCAACTGCCGGTCACATTCGGCGAGCATACCTGGGTGCTGCCGGGCCTGCCGTTCAGCGTGGATATCACCTTGATCAGCAGCACTTATTTCATTGTCGGCTACCTGCTGCGTGATTGGCTGCGCACCCACGCGGGCTCCTGGCTGACACTGTTGATTTCGATTGCGTTGTTTGTCGCGGTGTTCACCTTCACCTGGGACACCATGGACCTGGCGCAGCGACGCTACGACCACTGGTTCTGGACCACGTTGCCGGCCGTGATCGGCGTGTACGCCTGCTGGGCGCTGGCGCGCGTGCTGATGGTGTCGACCTGGGTCACGCGGGCCATGACCTACATCGGTCAGAACACCTTGATCCTGTTGATCTTCCATGGCGAGATCCAGCACAAGACCTTCGACCTGCTGGAGCGCTTGGGGCTGCACGCGTTTGTCGCGGCCTGCGTGGGTTTTGTGGTGGCCGTGGTGGTGCCTTTGTTGATCGGGGAAGTGATCAAGCGGGTGGCATTTTTGCGGTTCTTCTACTTTCCGTTTCCGGTGCGTAAACCCGCTAGGGAGAAGGCCCCTACTTGA
- the murJ gene encoding murein biosynthesis integral membrane protein MurJ: MLGSAAWLTLATLLGLCLGFAREWLLVAAWGAGERSDAFLIALFLPEALRMSLAGGVLSAAALPLYLTRKDNERLGWLAALFPALLLIALVTSLLLTLLAPWLVQLLGPGLAASATALASSNLQIVAWCVPGLMLHALFSIPLQASERFVLAGLGSLLFNLPPVTYLALAGTATQPHSLALACLAGSLLMPLALLPSMWRQGWRPWRWQLSWAPLRELGQRAGPLLLSNGASQGLALIERLVASLLGEGAVTWVNLARKLMNLPLIALMSLNQVLLGMMSRRQGDERLALLKRGLETASVLTLPAGVGLVAAAPSLVALLLPKQSLDSPLPLLLAWFAVPLVFGAWNALLARYAYAAGDTRQPLRCELLGSLVNVLLLGVLPFVFGLAGIALSALAGVICTALLLMQRQALLGALSWTRSWLLSAVLMGVAGLTLFRIEDVWLQLGLSTLAGAVVLLGMGLWLKPWRKA; the protein is encoded by the coding sequence ATGCTGGGCTCCGCCGCTTGGCTGACGCTGGCGACGCTGCTGGGGCTGTGCCTGGGTTTTGCCCGTGAATGGCTGCTGGTGGCGGCGTGGGGCGCGGGCGAGCGCAGTGATGCATTCCTGATCGCGTTATTTTTGCCGGAAGCGCTGCGCATGTCATTGGCCGGCGGCGTGCTGAGTGCCGCGGCGCTGCCGCTGTACCTGACGCGCAAGGATAACGAGCGATTGGGCTGGTTGGCCGCGTTGTTCCCCGCACTGTTGCTGATCGCCCTGGTCACCAGCCTGTTGCTGACACTATTGGCGCCGTGGCTGGTGCAACTGCTCGGTCCCGGCTTGGCGGCCAGCGCCACGGCGCTCGCCAGCAGCAACTTGCAGATCGTCGCCTGGTGCGTGCCGGGGTTGATGCTGCATGCACTGTTCAGCATCCCTTTGCAGGCCAGCGAACGTTTTGTGCTGGCCGGCCTGGGTTCGTTGTTGTTCAACTTGCCGCCGGTGACCTACCTCGCCCTCGCCGGCACCGCCACCCAACCGCACTCGTTGGCCCTGGCCTGCCTGGCAGGCAGCCTGTTGATGCCGTTGGCGTTGCTGCCATCCATGTGGCGCCAGGGCTGGCGGCCGTGGCGCTGGCAACTGTCGTGGGCGCCGCTACGGGAGTTGGGCCAACGCGCCGGCCCGTTGTTGCTGAGCAACGGCGCCAGCCAGGGCCTGGCGCTGATCGAACGACTGGTGGCGTCGCTGCTGGGTGAAGGCGCGGTGACTTGGGTCAACCTGGCGCGCAAGCTGATGAACCTGCCGCTGATTGCGCTGATGAGCCTCAACCAGGTGCTGCTGGGCATGATGAGCCGCCGCCAGGGCGACGAGCGCCTGGCCCTGCTCAAGCGTGGCCTGGAAACCGCCAGCGTATTGACCCTGCCCGCCGGTGTCGGCCTGGTGGCAGCAGCCCCGAGCCTGGTGGCGTTGCTGCTGCCTAAGCAATCGCTGGACTCGCCGTTGCCGCTGCTGCTGGCCTGGTTTGCCGTGCCGCTGGTATTCGGTGCCTGGAACGCCTTGCTTGCGCGTTATGCCTACGCGGCCGGGGATACGCGCCAGCCGCTGCGCTGCGAACTGCTCGGCAGTCTGGTCAACGTGCTGCTGCTCGGCGTGTTGCCCTTTGTGTTTGGCCTGGCGGGTATTGCGTTGTCGGCGCTGGCTGGGGTGATCTGCACCGCGCTGTTGCTGATGCAACGCCAGGCCTTGCTCGGCGCCCTGTCCTGGACACGCAGCTGGCTGCTCAGTGCCGTGCTGATGGGCGTGGCAGGGTTGACGCTGTTTCGGATTGAAGACGTGTGGCTGCAACTGGGGCTGAGCACCCTGGCCGGCGCCGTGGTGTTGCTAGGCATGGGGCTGTGGCTCAAACCGTGGCGCAAGGCATGA
- a CDS encoding O-antigen ligase family protein: protein MNLPSLVAILFGLLFGAVALLLSPAKAFLAVIGLAGAVTILRFPFWGLLLFALVATFMPYSTVNLGIRSTVSEAILAMTWGAVLWNSFLARWSDTPSLARRPTDQMLLWLMVFSVFPFIVGQVTIHADSSGVANWLRWLLNLSGVFLCAKLLVDHKHRESLVIALLLGSLAMLVLSIAVFVRTRSGAGIAPVLALFNYGNFDTLKFGLEAMSSRMGSPWMHPNAIGGIMALLLPLAFCFGMTEQGWKRALGLGVACLGAAALLLASSRGAMVSLALVLLWMATRRVAYTGRLLMIGAALTVALVIAYPPLQERLATIFSSSNASTEVRFDEYRMFPQAVVSYPFGIGFKVDPPVPGTDLLGISNLWLNYIYKTGIVGMLFFIAVTVRWWREARPERGPIRLTKDNALWLGTTAGILSALVSGLFDHYFSFAVVMVALFWLMVGINVLEARRLFPARLPQVKRVVSRNAMLDGARP from the coding sequence GTGAACCTGCCCAGTCTCGTCGCCATTCTCTTCGGCCTGCTGTTTGGCGCCGTCGCCCTGCTGCTGTCGCCCGCCAAGGCGTTTCTCGCCGTGATCGGCCTGGCCGGGGCCGTGACCATCCTGCGCTTTCCATTCTGGGGTCTGTTGCTCTTCGCGCTGGTCGCCACGTTCATGCCGTATTCCACGGTCAACCTGGGCATTCGCAGTACCGTCAGCGAAGCCATCCTGGCGATGACCTGGGGCGCGGTCCTTTGGAACAGCTTCCTGGCACGCTGGTCGGATACGCCGAGCCTCGCCCGACGCCCTACCGACCAGATGCTGTTGTGGCTGATGGTGTTCAGCGTGTTTCCCTTCATTGTCGGCCAGGTCACCATTCACGCCGACAGCAGCGGTGTGGCCAACTGGCTGCGTTGGCTCCTGAACTTGTCGGGGGTGTTTCTCTGCGCCAAGTTGCTGGTGGACCACAAACACCGTGAGTCCCTGGTGATCGCCCTGCTGCTGGGCAGCCTGGCCATGCTGGTGCTGTCGATTGCGGTGTTCGTGCGCACGCGCTCCGGGGCCGGCATCGCGCCGGTGCTGGCGCTGTTCAACTACGGTAACTTCGACACGCTGAAATTCGGCCTGGAAGCTATGTCGTCACGCATGGGCTCGCCGTGGATGCACCCCAATGCCATCGGCGGGATCATGGCGCTGCTGCTGCCGTTGGCCTTCTGTTTTGGCATGACCGAGCAAGGGTGGAAGCGCGCGCTGGGCTTGGGCGTGGCATGCCTGGGGGCGGCGGCCTTGCTGTTGGCAAGTAGCCGTGGGGCGATGGTCAGCCTGGCGTTGGTGCTGCTGTGGATGGCCACGCGTCGGGTGGCGTACACCGGGCGTCTGCTGATGATCGGCGCGGCGCTGACCGTGGCGCTGGTGATTGCATATCCCCCGTTGCAGGAACGCCTGGCGACAATCTTTTCTTCGAGCAACGCCAGTACCGAAGTGCGCTTCGACGAATACCGCATGTTCCCGCAGGCAGTGGTGTCGTATCCGTTCGGCATCGGCTTCAAGGTCGACCCGCCGGTGCCGGGCACCGATTTGTTGGGCATCTCCAACCTGTGGCTGAACTACATCTACAAAACCGGCATCGTCGGCATGCTGTTCTTTATCGCAGTCACCGTGCGCTGGTGGCGTGAAGCGCGCCCGGAACGCGGCCCGATCCGCCTGACCAAGGACAATGCGCTGTGGCTGGGCACCACCGCCGGGATTCTCTCGGCGCTGGTCAGCGGCCTGTTCGACCACTACTTCAGCTTTGCGGTGGTGATGGTCGCGTTGTTCTGGCTGATGGTCGGCATCAACGTGCTGGAGGCACGTCGACTGTTTCCGGCACGCCTGCCGCAGGTGAAACGTGTGGTCTCTCGCAACGCCATGCTTGATGGCGCACGGCCCTGA
- a CDS encoding glycosyltransferase family 4 protein: MRVGLDYRTVGTSPQSGISRQVYALESALQGMPGIELERFTVAPLGDETRLQAHCPAWGCAKTAMHQPQNRLRFEAGFLPRALREQQIDLYISTFNMGLPLPPKPKRLRTVVLLHDLFQITLNNYHANRLKALIYKTSDHLSIAYAVHSADRVWTPSQYSADETARLFPKAAGKIRVLPNQVDGFSELAADLGARQLPEHYWLLVGTRELRKNVPFLVDAWQQARRLSPAVPELVLVGSLDHLPEGQRGLPGIRALSGVSDAELHALYRKASRLWQPSYAEGFGLPVIEALSVGTPVAVASGTSLDEITPPSAPRFSPTDGPALTQLMLSLGERVEDESPEQNRQWAQRFNHHAYRRRLAELIEELK, translated from the coding sequence ATGCGTGTAGGCCTGGATTACCGCACCGTCGGCACCTCGCCGCAATCGGGCATCAGCCGCCAGGTGTACGCGCTGGAAAGCGCCCTGCAGGGTATGCCGGGCATCGAGCTTGAGCGGTTCACCGTCGCCCCCCTGGGCGATGAAACCCGCTTGCAGGCCCATTGCCCAGCCTGGGGCTGCGCCAAGACCGCGATGCACCAGCCGCAGAATCGCCTGCGTTTCGAGGCTGGTTTTCTGCCCCGTGCGTTGCGTGAACAGCAGATCGACCTGTACATCAGCACGTTCAACATGGGCCTGCCATTGCCGCCCAAGCCGAAGAGACTGCGCACCGTGGTGCTGTTGCATGACCTGTTTCAGATCACCCTGAACAACTACCACGCCAACCGATTGAAGGCGCTGATCTACAAGACCAGCGATCACCTTTCGATTGCCTATGCGGTGCACAGCGCCGACCGGGTGTGGACGCCTTCGCAGTACAGCGCTGATGAAACCGCGCGGTTGTTCCCCAAGGCCGCAGGCAAGATTCGTGTGTTGCCCAATCAGGTCGATGGCTTTTCCGAACTGGCGGCAGACCTCGGTGCGCGTCAGTTGCCCGAGCATTATTGGTTGCTGGTGGGCACCCGCGAGTTGCGCAAGAATGTGCCGTTCCTGGTAGACGCCTGGCAACAGGCACGACGGCTATCCCCCGCCGTGCCGGAGTTGGTGCTGGTGGGCAGCCTGGACCATTTGCCCGAAGGCCAGCGCGGTCTGCCGGGGATTCGCGCACTCAGCGGCGTGTCGGATGCCGAATTGCATGCGCTGTACCGCAAGGCCTCGCGTCTGTGGCAGCCGTCCTATGCCGAAGGCTTCGGCCTGCCGGTGATCGAAGCCCTGAGCGTCGGCACCCCGGTGGCGGTGGCCAGCGGCACCTCGCTGGATGAAATCACCCCGCCCTCGGCGCCGCGTTTTTCGCCCACCGACGGCCCGGCGTTGACGCAATTGATGCTCAGCCTCGGCGAACGTGTTGAAGACGAATCACCCGAGCAAAACCGACAATGGGCGCAACGCTTCAACCATCACGCCTATCGTCGGCGCCTGGCCGAACTGATCGAGGAACTGAAGTGA
- a CDS encoding glycosyltransferase family 4 protein, translating to MRILWILPYSPWPATSGGKTRQFHLLRSLAARGHRITLLLHDKHPVSLTDRQVLEAFLEQLIILPRRPLRSVTTLLAGLFAPYPLLASVNGLSGGLQDTFNWLMGEQWDVVQIEHSYSFQPYEDALARKSQPFVLTEHNVESALGAATYDRLPGWSLPFIRYDQWRYTRWERRVMRQAAQVVAVTDSDAQTLEKIAGKPVSVVVNGVDCDHFAAARPDPSTRRVLFLGNYEYAPNVDAIEWALDEILPKVWEHCPDARMSVCGFGMPDSWRERWPDPRIEWQGFVPNLLKLQSSCSVFLAPLRHGGGSKLKVLEALAAGLPLASTEQGVSGLDLVEGLDYLGGQTAASLADAVVRLLQFPDAAAPMGEAGRAYVRRAHDWSVAASQLEKVYASLSPLNQKEPACV from the coding sequence ATGCGCATTTTATGGATCCTGCCCTACTCGCCCTGGCCCGCCACCAGCGGCGGCAAGACGCGCCAGTTCCACCTGCTGCGCAGCCTGGCCGCGCGTGGGCATCGGATCACCTTGCTGCTGCATGACAAACATCCGGTGTCGCTCACCGACCGCCAGGTGCTGGAGGCGTTTCTCGAACAACTGATCATCCTGCCGCGTCGCCCACTGCGCAGCGTCACGACACTGCTCGCCGGGCTGTTCGCCCCTTACCCGTTGCTCGCCAGTGTGAATGGACTGTCGGGTGGGTTGCAGGACACCTTCAACTGGTTAATGGGTGAACAGTGGGATGTGGTGCAGATCGAACACAGCTACAGTTTTCAACCCTATGAAGATGCACTGGCGCGTAAATCCCAGCCGTTCGTGCTGACCGAACACAACGTCGAATCGGCCCTCGGCGCGGCCACTTATGACCGTTTGCCGGGTTGGTCGTTGCCATTCATTCGCTATGACCAATGGCGCTACACCCGCTGGGAACGCCGGGTAATGCGCCAGGCTGCCCAGGTGGTGGCGGTGACCGACAGCGATGCTCAGACCCTGGAAAAAATCGCCGGCAAACCGGTGTCGGTAGTGGTCAATGGCGTGGATTGCGACCACTTCGCCGCCGCCCGCCCTGACCCCTCGACCCGCCGCGTGTTGTTCCTCGGCAACTACGAATACGCCCCCAACGTGGACGCCATCGAGTGGGCCCTGGACGAAATCCTGCCCAAGGTCTGGGAACATTGCCCGGACGCGCGCATGAGTGTGTGCGGCTTCGGCATGCCCGACAGCTGGCGTGAACGCTGGCCGGACCCGCGCATTGAGTGGCAGGGTTTTGTGCCCAACCTGCTGAAACTGCAGTCGAGCTGTTCGGTGTTCCTGGCGCCGTTGCGCCATGGCGGTGGTTCCAAGCTCAAAGTGCTGGAAGCGCTGGCTGCTGGCTTGCCCTTGGCGAGTACCGAGCAAGGCGTGTCGGGGTTGGACCTGGTGGAAGGCCTGGACTACCTTGGCGGGCAAACCGCCGCGAGCCTGGCCGACGCCGTGGTGCGTTTGCTGCAATTCCCCGACGCCGCCGCCCCCATGGGCGAAGCCGGTCGCGCCTATGTGCGTCGCGCCCATGACTGGAGCGTCGCCGCCAGCCAGCTGGAAAAGGTGTACGCGAGCCTTTCGCCGCTGAATCAAAAGGAGCCCGCATGCGTGTAG
- a CDS encoding GH39 family glycosyl hydrolase has protein sequence MARKRTYLATFAVVAALGLSAFLWGRQADAESHVLKGNKELVWKDFLGVNAQFLWFSPERYQKQIDRLKALGLEWVRLDLHWDQLETAQNQYKLATLDELVGKLQQNQIKSLLYLVGSARFITSAPPLSMYPDQYPPKDPNVFANRMALLSQRYPSVDAWQVWNEPNLIGFWRPVADPAGYANLLTVTTNALRAINPNKPVVAAGMAFFSEMPNGQTMFDALGALGVTSLNTIISYHPYTQLPEGNDPANLDFIAKTTQLNQALRNGGVQTLWSTEWGWSTYKGPKDAQDIITPQAQADYVVRRLALMSAMDYDKIFLFTLSDLDQRASVRDRSYGLLDIDSNPKPVYTALKNFLDVSGPRLTPGDPPAADTLPDGLFSIGWTRTDGRKLWFFWSAQGGNAHLPGLASATLYDPLRGTQTPVSGTNGLTVPVKSNLQILLWE, from the coding sequence ATGGCGCGTAAACGCACCTACCTCGCCACCTTCGCAGTGGTGGCCGCCCTGGGCTTGAGCGCATTTTTGTGGGGACGCCAGGCAGATGCCGAAAGCCACGTGCTCAAGGGCAACAAGGAGCTGGTATGGAAGGATTTCCTGGGGGTGAATGCGCAGTTCCTGTGGTTCAGCCCCGAGCGTTATCAAAAGCAGATCGACCGTCTCAAGGCCCTGGGCCTGGAGTGGGTGCGCCTGGATCTGCATTGGGATCAACTGGAAACCGCGCAGAACCAATACAAGCTCGCCACCCTCGATGAACTGGTGGGCAAGTTGCAACAGAACCAGATCAAGTCGCTGCTTTACCTGGTGGGTTCAGCACGCTTTATCACCAGCGCGCCACCGCTGTCGATGTACCCGGACCAGTACCCGCCAAAAGATCCCAACGTCTTCGCCAACCGCATGGCATTGCTCTCCCAGCGTTACCCCAGCGTCGATGCCTGGCAAGTCTGGAACGAGCCGAACCTGATCGGCTTCTGGCGCCCGGTGGCGGATCCTGCCGGCTATGCGAACCTGCTGACCGTCACCACCAACGCCTTGCGCGCAATAAACCCGAACAAACCAGTGGTCGCCGCCGGCATGGCGTTCTTCAGCGAAATGCCCAACGGCCAGACCATGTTCGACGCCTTGGGCGCGCTGGGCGTGACCAGCCTGAACACCATCATCTCCTACCACCCCTACACCCAATTGCCCGAAGGCAACGACCCGGCCAACCTGGATTTCATCGCCAAGACCACTCAGCTCAACCAGGCCCTGCGCAACGGCGGCGTACAGACGTTGTGGAGCACCGAGTGGGGTTGGTCGACCTACAAGGGGCCCAAAGACGCTCAGGACATCATCACCCCCCAGGCACAGGCCGACTACGTGGTGCGCCGCCTGGCGCTGATGAGCGCGATGGATTACGACAAAATATTCCTGTTCACCTTGAGCGACCTCGACCAACGCGCCAGCGTGCGTGACCGCTCCTATGGCTTGCTGGATATCGACTCCAACCCCAAGCCGGTCTACACCGCGCTGAAAAACTTCCTCGATGTCAGCGGGCCGAGGCTCACGCCGGGCGATCCGCCGGCTGCCGACACGCTGCCCGACGGCCTGTTCAGCATCGGCTGGACCCGCACCGACGGGCGCAAGCTGTGGTTCTTCTGGTCGGCCCAGGGCGGCAACGCGCACCTGCCGGGTTTGGCCAGCGCGACCCTGTACGACCCGCTGCGCGGCACACAAACCCCGGTGAGCGGCACCAATGGCCTGACCGTTCCGGTCAAGTCGAACCTGCAAATTCTGTTATGGGAGTGA